One window of the Flavobacteriaceae bacterium YJPT1-3 genome contains the following:
- a CDS encoding D-alanine--D-alanine ligase has translation MSRKNIAIVMGGYSNEYDISLRSGNVVYQHLDRSRYNPYRVLISKEGWYGLDDQDQKLALNRSDFSLSLPEGPLYFDAVFNAIHGTPGEDGILQAYLELIDLPQTSCDFYRAALTFNKRDCISILKPYGIPVARNHFLNQGQEYDVEKIIERVGLPCFVKANKAGSSYGITKVKRHDEMDAAIAHAFAEDDEVIIESFLSGTEVSVGVIRYEGKPKVLPITEIVSENEFFDFAAKYEGKSQEITPARISESQQELVETLALKVYEVLKMTGFTRSEYIFHNGAPHFIEINTTPGLSEASILPQQAAAAGIELPELFASAIEDCLERAAADK, from the coding sequence ATGTCCCGTAAAAACATTGCCATTGTCATGGGTGGTTATTCCAACGAGTATGACATCAGTCTACGGAGTGGGAACGTGGTTTACCAGCATTTGGATCGCAGTCGGTACAATCCGTATCGAGTCCTCATCAGCAAGGAGGGATGGTATGGACTGGACGATCAGGATCAAAAATTAGCATTAAATCGCTCTGATTTCTCGCTAAGCCTGCCTGAGGGCCCCCTGTATTTTGATGCCGTTTTTAATGCTATTCACGGTACCCCCGGTGAAGACGGGATTTTACAGGCCTATCTGGAATTGATTGACCTGCCTCAGACCAGTTGTGATTTTTATCGGGCAGCACTTACGTTCAATAAGCGCGATTGTATCAGTATACTCAAGCCGTATGGCATACCTGTGGCTCGCAACCATTTCTTGAACCAGGGTCAGGAATACGATGTAGAAAAGATCATCGAGCGGGTGGGCTTACCCTGTTTTGTCAAGGCCAATAAAGCGGGAAGCAGTTACGGGATCACCAAGGTCAAGCGTCACGATGAAATGGATGCGGCTATTGCTCACGCTTTCGCGGAAGACGATGAAGTCATCATAGAATCGTTCCTCTCTGGTACCGAGGTTTCTGTAGGCGTGATCCGCTATGAAGGCAAGCCTAAGGTATTGCCCATTACCGAGATCGTTTCTGAAAATGAATTTTTTGATTTTGCGGCCAAGTATGAAGGAAAATCACAGGAGATCACGCCGGCACGCATCAGTGAATCCCAGCAGGAATTGGTGGAGACTTTGGCACTTAAAGTATATGAAGTCTTGAAAATGACCGGATTTACGCGTAGCGAGTATATCTTTCATAATGGAGCCCCTCATTTCATAGAGATCAATACCACACCGGGCTTAAGCGAGGCCAGTATCTTGCCTCAGCAAGCGGCAGCGGCCGGGATCGAACTTCCTGAACTCTTCGCCAGTGCTATCGAAGACTGCCTGGAACGGGCGGCAGCTGACAAATAA
- a CDS encoding PASTA domain-containing protein, with protein sequence MSIFQFLSSKAFLKQLLIAAGVLIVLIVISLFWLKSSTNHDQRIAVPDLSRMTLNLVQQELENADLRYVVLDSANFNPDYPKYSVIEQTPAPGKFVKENRKIYLVLNPSGYRKLPLPDVVGKTRRQAEPTLQALGFQIGKITYKPYIAKDEVLELRYEGRKVEAGDELQKTSVIDLVLGDGSRGYSSAASSDLDDTEN encoded by the coding sequence ATGAGCATTTTTCAATTCCTTAGCAGCAAAGCTTTTCTCAAGCAATTGCTGATTGCCGCCGGAGTCCTGATCGTATTGATCGTGATCTCCTTATTCTGGCTTAAGAGTTCAACCAATCACGACCAACGGATTGCAGTTCCTGACCTCTCGCGCATGACCTTGAATCTGGTGCAACAAGAATTGGAAAATGCAGATTTGCGCTACGTAGTTTTGGACAGTGCTAATTTCAATCCGGACTATCCAAAATACTCGGTGATCGAACAAACGCCAGCCCCCGGTAAATTTGTCAAAGAGAACCGTAAGATTTATTTGGTGCTTAACCCTTCCGGCTATCGAAAATTACCGCTTCCGGATGTGGTCGGGAAAACACGAAGACAAGCAGAACCTACGTTACAAGCTTTAGGTTTTCAGATCGGGAAGATCACTTATAAACCCTACATTGCCAAAGATGAAGTCCTGGAACTGCGTTACGAAGGCCGTAAGGTAGAAGCCGGCGACGAACTACAAAAAACGTCCGTTATTGATCTGGTTTTGGGCGATGGCAGCAGAGGCTATAGCTCAGCAGCCTCATCAGACCTTGACGACACTGAAAACTAA
- a CDS encoding RluA family pseudouridine synthase, producing the protein MADPGDIEIEEGDDELYEHYSFTAGKGQEPLRVDKFLMNFIENATRNKIQKAAKAGNIYVNGEIVKSNHKVKATDVVKVLFEHPPHEYLLVPEPMDLDIVYEDDDLLVVNKPPGLVVHPGHGNYSGTLINGLIHHFEHLPNNSSNRPGLVHRIDKDTSGLLVIAKTEEAMTHLSKQFFDKSTEREYVALVWGNVKEESGTVEGHIGRHPKNRLQNTVFEGEDEERGKPAVTHYKVLERLGYVTLISCTLETGRTHQIRVHMKHMGHTLFNDERYGGDAILKGTHFTKYKQFVDNCFKILPRQALHARTLGFEHPRTGEYKRFEAPVPEDMTACIEKWRSYAQHQKE; encoded by the coding sequence ATGGCAGATCCCGGGGATATTGAGATTGAAGAAGGAGACGACGAACTCTACGAACACTATAGTTTCACAGCTGGTAAAGGACAAGAACCCTTAAGGGTGGATAAATTTTTGATGAATTTCATTGAAAATGCCACACGCAACAAAATTCAAAAGGCGGCCAAGGCCGGAAACATTTACGTCAATGGCGAAATCGTCAAATCCAACCATAAGGTCAAGGCAACCGATGTAGTCAAAGTACTTTTTGAACATCCACCCCACGAATATTTGTTGGTTCCGGAGCCTATGGATCTGGATATTGTTTATGAGGATGATGATTTGCTGGTGGTGAACAAACCACCTGGATTGGTAGTACATCCAGGCCATGGCAACTACAGTGGAACTTTAATCAATGGCCTGATCCATCACTTTGAGCACCTGCCCAACAACAGCAGTAACCGACCCGGTCTGGTGCATCGTATCGATAAAGACACCAGTGGATTATTGGTCATTGCCAAAACGGAGGAAGCCATGACGCATCTCTCCAAGCAATTCTTCGACAAATCAACAGAGCGAGAATACGTAGCCCTGGTTTGGGGTAACGTAAAGGAAGAATCCGGTACCGTGGAAGGCCATATAGGTCGGCATCCAAAAAATCGTCTGCAAAACACGGTCTTTGAAGGGGAAGATGAAGAACGCGGCAAGCCGGCAGTCACTCATTACAAGGTTTTAGAACGTCTGGGTTATGTTACGCTAATCTCCTGCACGCTGGAAACCGGACGTACGCATCAGATCCGCGTGCACATGAAGCACATGGGTCATACGCTTTTCAATGATGAGCGTTACGGAGGCGATGCCATTCTGAAAGGAACGCACTTCACCAAATACAAACAGTTTGTCGATAACTGCTTTAAGATACTTCCACGCCAGGCGCTACATGCCCGTACTTTAGGTTTCGAA